The Aspergillus luchuensis IFO 4308 DNA, chromosome 4, nearly complete sequence DNA window ttcccactGGTTCTCTTACCAGTGCCTCATTCTTCGACGTTCGCTTGCGGAGACACTCCTTAGTAGCAGACATTTGTCTGCGTCCTTTCGTTGAACCACCAAGGTTTCCTTACTGGCTTGCGGCTTCCTTACGCCTGCCAGTTGCCACTCCTTCGACATGGTGTTCAAGCCTCTCACCATCGCTGCGGCGGTAGCCGGTCTCACTCCTTTTGTGTCTGCTTTCGATGCCCAGGCAAAGTCCAACGTTGCCGTCTACTACGTATGTTCCGACCACTCGAGCGCCCACTTAATCATACTGACTTGTACTTATCTGTCTACAGGGTCAAGGATATGGTCAACAAAGATTGAGCCACTTCTGCCAGGAAACTTCGTTGGATATCATCAACCTTGGCTTCATCAATACTTTCCCGGACCAGGGACCTGCCGGGTGGCCGGGTAGTAACTTCGGCAATCAGTGTGATGGCCTAACATATGTAGTTGACGGCGTCTCAACGGAGCTTCTTTCTGGTTGTCACCAAATTGCAGAAGATATTCCCATCTGCCAGGAAGCAGGAAAGAAGGTTTTCCTGTCCCTGGGTGGTGCCTCCCCGGATAACCAGCAGATTCTGTCAGATGCCTCTGCTGTTCAATTCGCCGATTTCCTCTGGGGTGCCTTCGGTCCGAAGACGGAGGAATGGGTATCGAATGATGGCCCTCGTCCTTTTGGCGATGTCGTCGTCGATGGTTTCGATTTCGACATTGAGCACAACGGCGGTTTTGGTATGTCTTTCTGTCCGTGAACTCTTGTTATTAATATGCACCACCGCTAATCGTGAGCAGGATATGCGACTATGGTCAATCGGTTCAGAGAGCTCTTCGCCTTGGTCCCGGAACGTACCTTTTACATCTCTGGTGCCCCCCAATGCCCGATACCCGACCCTCAACTCGGTGATGCGATTGCCCAATCCCCCTTTGACTTCGTTTGGGTGCAATTCTATAACACTGCTGGCTGTGCCGCTAGTGACTCTATCAATGGTGTCAGCACCGGCTTCAACTTTGACGACTGGGTGGATGTCATCAAGCGTGGAGCCAACCCGGACGCAAAGCTCTATGTGGGATTGCCTGCCGGTCCCGCTGCAGCAGGAACTGGATACTATCTGACCCCGGAGGAAGTCTACCCTCTGGTGAATGTGTATATGAACCTCTACCCGGAGACGTTTGGAGGTATCATGCTTTGGGAAGCAACGGCTTCGGATGAGAATACGTTCAATGGGCTCACATTTGCCGACTTAATCAAAGACATCCTGGTTGCAGTTGATCCTTCGCCACCGGTTCCCAGCCCTTCGTCTAGCAGTGCTATCGCCTCAAGCACACCTGCGGCGTCGAGTACCCCTGTTGCGTCAAGCGCTCCTGCTTCATCCACCTCGACTCCGTCAAGCAGTCCAGTTCCGTCAAGCTCTGCTGTTTCCACTCCCGCGGTTTCGAGTACAACCGAGTCTTCCAGTACTCCTGTGGTGTCAAGCAGCGTCTCTGCGTCAAGTAGCCCTATCGCATCAAGCCCTGTGGCGTCGAGCTCTTCAATTCCGTCCAACACTGCTATTGCCTCCAGCACTCCTGTGGCAAGCAGCGCGCCCGTGACCACCAGTACCGCTGGTGCTTCCAGCTCCCTGATTGTCCCTAGCTCCCCAGTTGCCTCTAGCCCTGCTGTTCCCTCCAGCTCTGCTGTTACATCTAACACTCCCGTGGCCTCCAGCTCTGTTGTCGCCTCCAGCTCTCCTATTGTGTCAAGCAAACCGGCAGCATCTAGCTCTGCTATCCTTTCCAGCACCCCTGTGGCGTCCAGTGCCCCCGCTGTCTCTAGCTCTCCTACTGCATCTGGATCCACTATTGCGTCCAGCTCTGCTATTGCGTCCAGCTCTGCTATTGCGTCCAGCTCTGCTATTGCGTCCAGCTCTGCTATTGCGTCCAGCTCTGCTATTGCGTCTAGCAAGCCAGCAGCATCTAGCTCTGCCATCGTTTCCAGTACTCCGGCGGTCAGCACCCCTGTGGCATCCAGAACTCCCGTTGTCTCTAGCTCTGCTATTGCATCCAGCTCTCCTGTTGCGTCTAGCACTCCGGGAGTATCTAGCTCTCCTGCTGTGTCAAGCACCCCAGCAGTATCAAGCAGCCCTGCTGTCTCGAGTTCTCCTGCGGCATCGAGCACTCCTGCCATGTCAAGCAGCCCGTCTGCATCAAGCACCCCCATCATTCCAAGCTCGGCTGTCAGTTCTGCCGTTGCATCGAGCTCTCCCATTCCTTCGAGCTCCATTGTAAGGTCGAGCACTCTGCTTCATTCCAGCTCACCGGCTCTGTCGAGCACTCACACCTCCAGCAATCCTGTGGTGCCAAGCAGTCCAGCCATTTCCCTCACTCCTTCAAGCACACCTGTCCGTTCAACTTCATCTGTTGCTCCAGGAAAGTCATCCAGTGTCCCTATTATTTCCAAGCCATCCTCCACGGTTATTGCGAGTTTCACCAGTTCTTCTGGGCCATTGCCCTCTTCCAGCGCTCCTGCTGGGACCGGGGTTCCATCATCTACCCTGTCACATCCGTCTAGCACACCGTTGCTGTCAAGCTCACCTGTCAGCTCTGCCGAGCCGGTCTCTTCAAGTTCTGCTGTAGGATCCAGCGTGGGTTCCTCGTCCAGTGTGGTTCCTGAAGTGTCGACCAGGTCAAGCTTGTCGGTTGTTCCCCCCAGCACGCCCATCGCATCGGTTTCGGGAACAACAATCGTGTCTGTTACTACTTCGTCAAGTGGATCGGGCAGCCCCACCGTGTCAAGCTCTGTCAACACGTCGAGCACAGATGCTTCAACACGTGCTTCTGCCACTTCCGTGGAGTCTACTTCCTCGGGATCGGTGATTACATCGGTGACTCCATCCGGCGCCCCTCATGCGTCAAGCTCCACCAGCTCCGTTGTTACCACTATCTCATCGGTGCCTTCTGACAGCTCGTCCTCGTCTGGTAATGAAATAACATCGAGCACCGAGTCTGCTAGCTCAACATCAAGCCAGACTGGAGCGAAAACAACTTCCGTTGCTTCAGGCAGCTCGGCAGCAGCCAGCACCTCAACCTCCGGTGCCGCTGCGAATGGCTCGGGTGCTCAGGACAGCACAAAGTCTACTGATCACGCCAGCACCTTTTCCTCGTCGTACTCGACTCCCTTGGCCAGCGTTTCAAGACAAACAGACGGCGCAACTACTGTTCCAACTGGTGTACCAACCGGCAACGGCAGTGGACTCGCTCCGATTACTTCCAGCATCACATCTGCCCCGGCGGTACCTTCGGTGACGTCCAGTGGCTCGGAGTCGGAGCCCACCATCACTACCACGGTCATTGTGACTTCTTACATTGACATCTGCCCCGAAGGGTTCACCACGATCACCACGACTTATACCACTACCTACTGTCCTGCAACGGCGTCTGCCACAGCCACCGTCACCAACCCTCCCGGCGCTCCAGCGCAGACCACTAGTCCCAGCGTCCCTGAGGGCTGGACGACGACTGTGACCGTATGCACTCACTGCGCTCCCACACCGACTACTGTCACTCTTACTTTGCCGGCCACCAATCGGCCATCAGGGCTGGCGTCCTCGACCAGCGCACCCTACTCTCCTGAAGACTGGACCACTACGGTCAGTGTCTGTACCGACTGTGGCCCTACACCTACCACGGTCACGGTCACGGTTCCCGTCAGCGCTGCAACAGGTGTCGATGCTTTGACTGCCAATCCTTCCGGCAGTCAGTCTACCGGAGAGAGCTCGCCCGGCCAAAGTGCCCCTACAGCCCCTACAGCCCCCGCGTCAACAGCCCCCACCACGACTGCGACGGTCATTGTGGCCCCGAGCCAATCGTCAACCAGCCAGCCGGTGATTCTTGGAACCGGCAGCGTCCGTGCCTCATCGACCTTCCATATCCAGCCATCCCAGAGCGGATCCCGAGTGCCTGTAGCTCCCAGCGGCACGGCCGCCGGCGTGTCGCCCGTATTCACCGGCGCGGCTTCACGGGTGTCACAACTGCAACACGGCGCAGGTGCAGTGTCAGCGTTTGCGCTGTTCCTCTTGGCAGCCATCTAGACGACGTGCTTCCTAGCTTACGAAATACCTTCGCCATGAGAACCCACAAGCCACTTGAACCAAGTGCTTGGGATGTAATGCTTAATCTCAGgatgatactactaccttACCCTCTGTCATGTTATTTAACTTTCATTCTACCAGCGATCTAGCTGCACTCTTTACGACCAGTATATTACTTTGCCACAAACAAAATGCCATTCTTTCGAATCCACAAGAAATCAAACATAAGGAATCCCAGTAATGCCCCAGGCAGCCAAGATCAGCCAAGACGGGACGATCCGGATGTGCCAAGGCGTGATATGGAGGGGGAGTGATGCGTTGTACGATGGATCTCGAGACCCTGGAGTTTCAGCCGTGGTTTCAAACTTTCTCTTTGGCTTTTTTTGAGTGGAAGACAAGTCGCCGTGACTGTGTCTAGACACGGTCGATTGATGCCTGATGCCCATCTGACCTAGAGAAAGATGGTGTGTGGCCATGGCCTGGCCCCCCCAAGGTCGTCGACCACCGCATGGCACAACGATAGGCTAAGGAGAACTTCGGCCCCCGGGGCGGCTAAGCCGGATGAAGGAAGTGATGAACAGCGCAAGAGGGTTGTTTTCTCTGTGTATTAATCGCAAGATGTTGAGTAGTTTTTGTATTCCAGTCCATAACTAGTAATACAATACATACAACTGTATAAGTAGATACGATGATACCATACCGCACTAAAATTAATCCATGCATAtcagaaaaacaaaaaacaccgccatgattgatgatgtacggagtgagtgagtgaccAAGCCACAATCGATCACCGGGAGCATagccaccactaccacccacTGGGGTAAATTAGCATGGGATGATCAAGTCAGTCACATACTCAAaccagtcaatcaatcatttcTTGGCCCgcccctctttcccttcccccctgaACAGGAACTGAAAAGGGAACTGGTAGACTGAGTGAGAGAGTTATGTTATGGGTGGACTGGGTGGATTTGCTAAAATGAAACAGCCGAGATTGATGGAGAACAATGAGAGGACCCTTGCCCCTCTTTTTGTGTCTTACTTTCTCTAAGTACCAAACTAGGCAATTCTCCTGAATTGCCCACCTAGTGAACAGCCACAATTCATGCCatattaagtaattttaGTAGACTATCTCTACTAACTAATATCATCTATCTCTGTGTGTATATCTCCTATCGATCGGACCCCactttatctttatttttggggggttgtgattatttattattacagtagtaagtactaagAAGAACTATAAGTAGTTTTGTtggccttttcttcctttcccacttttatttcttctctttcttctacttACTTTACTACTTTTGACATACACTACACATCCCActtcactttctttcctctactatactatactaccTTCCCCTATccacaaaaagaaaactccACCAAAATGgacttcatcaagaacatggccgaagaagtcatcgaaAAGAAATTCGGTGGCGGcggctcctcctcttcccaacaacagcaacaatccTACCAGAGCGAATCCTACGGTCGTCAGGAGTCCTacggcagtggtggtggttacgGCGGCGAGTCCTACGGTCGTCAGGAATCCTACGGCGGCGGCtacggaggtggtgagggctACGGCCGTCAAGAATCCTACGGTCGTCAAGAAGGTGGAtacggcggcggcagcggctaTGGTGGTGGCtacggcggtggtgagggcTATGGACGCCAGGAGGGCGGATACGGAGGTGGCtatggcggtggtgaaggcTATGGCCGCCAGGAGGGAGGATATGGTGGTGGCTACGAGTCCCGTCAGGAAGGTGGATACTATGgtgaacagcagcaacagcgtcCTGACCACAGTCGTCGCAATATGGCGCTGGGTGTTGGTGCCGGAGTGTTGCTTGGTGGAGCGGcggttgttggaggggagatGATTCGTGAGTATATCCCttctatctttctttttttacgAAGCACTCAATGGGTATGAGGTGTGGATGAATGTGGCTAATGTTGTGGTTTGTTTGATTCAGATGATAAATGGGAGGAAGATaaggaggagatcaaggaagATGTGGAGGACTTCCCCGAGGATGCGGCTAGATGGACGGGTGAGAAGGTGAGTTCAATATTACCTGTGATATCTTTGTTTTGTTGCTCTTTACTGATATTGATGGTTGTGATAGGTCGGTGAAGTCGAAGAGATCCCCGATCGCATCGAGCGCAAATGGGACAACGCcgtcgatgatgtcgaggaaATCCCTGAGGATGTGGCCGGATGGGCCGGCGAGAAGGTCGGAGATGTGGAGCGGTTCGGTGATAATATGGAGAATGCGTATGATGAGGGCAAGTATGAGGGTCGTGAGGATAGTTGGTAGATTGGATGATCTTTTATCATATTTGTGTGGTTCTATATATTGGGTTATAAGCATTTTTGTTGTCACTTGAGttgaatataaaatagtcgCTCGATGTTGCATCTGATAGGATTGTATTTGTTGTAGAGAGCTGGAAACATATCGAGATACCAAAGAACTGCTTTTCAATGATAATTCATCTTAGACGGAAAGTATTTTAAACTGAAATTTCTCCTCTGGATGATACAGATATTTACTGATAGCATACTTGCGCTATTACAAGCATATTTGCTTAGATCTACACATCGTTATAGTAAAACATTCGAGTCCGTCTATCTCTTTAATCCCAATTACTGTAAGATTGATACAGTTCAACTCTTCGACGATTAAGCAGTACTCTGCCATAAATTACCCTCGGCCAAGATTATCTTCCGAGGATGAATCAAGCTGTGGTTGGAAAGAAGACAGACCTAATTGATATCATACACAgttagaaaataaaagcaCGGGACGCAGTCTCATTCACACACCCCGGACAGAAGGTACAATATGCGTTCatcttatagtatttatagcATGGGTATAAAGACTAAGCGAGTAGATCACTCAATGGATTCATATTAGTTGCACAAGCTACAAATAAATCCAGCTTGTATTGGGAGTGTAGTGAGGTTCCCCGCACGTGCCCCGGACCTCGGCTGCGGAGAAGCAAAGCCGCTGTCTGGATCACCCAGCAATCCAAGTATCAACCATCGCGCTGCTGGCAGTGCTACAACCTGTCTTGACACTGTTTTTACTTGTCAATACATATCTGAGTTATTCAATTTGGTATACAAAATGCCGGCTCCTCTCGATGGACTCCGTGTGGTCGAGCTGGCTGGCCTAGCCCCCGGTTCGTCTGCCATACCCCCTTCCTCGGAGACGCCTCTCCGCATACTGACATGACGTCTACACAGGCCCCTTCACCGGTCTACTACTTGCTGACTATGGAGCCTCTGTATTGCGAATCGATCGACCAAAAGCTAAGAGTGCCGACCAGTTGACTCGCAGGAAAACTTCCGCTACCATTGACCTCCGAGACCCCGACTCTCATCGAGTGCTCCTCTCCGTCCTTAAGGACGCCGATGTCCTGATTGATCCATATCGTCCCGGTGTTTTGGAGCGACTGGGCTTGTCGCCGTCGAAAGTGCTTCTGAAACATAACCCCCGCTTGATTGTGGCTCGTTTGACGGGTTTCCGTCGCGATGGCAAATACAAGGATATGGCGGGTCACGACATCAACTACATTGCTGTGGCGGGGGTACTGTCTATGATAGGTCGGTCGGGAGAACGCCCTTACCCACCACTCAACCTCCTGGGCGATTTTGCTGGTGGAGGTGCCACATGCTTCTTGGGGATTCTGTTGGCATTGATCTCGCGCACGCACACCGGACGCGGCCAGGTCGTCGAGGCAAACATGGTCGACGGCTCTGCGTATTTGGCTGCAATGCCACGGTTAGGCAGACAAACGCCCTTCTGGGATGCGCCTCGCGGTCAGAATACGCTGGACGGAGGCAGCCCGTTTTACGACACATACGAAACCAAGGACAAGGGAAAGTATTTCGCAGTGGGTGCGTTGGAGCCGCAGTTTTACGATGCTCTGTTGAAGGGGCTCGAACTGAACCCCGAAGAGCTTCCGCCACGGGATAACAAGGACAACTGGCCTGCGCTGCGGGCTGCCTTCGCTAAGCGGTTCAAAGATAAGACTCGGGCGGAGTGGGAGGCCGTATTCGATGGTACAGATGCCTGCGCCACACCTGTGTTGGAACAAGATGAGCTCGAGGAAAGTGGCTATGAGCAACGGCCCGTCGTCCATCTAGTGGAAACTCCCGGGCTCCCGATTCCGGCCGACGACGGAGGCTGGACCGGGGGTGGCCTGATACCTGGCACTGGGGGCGAAGAGACACTCAAAACATggctggggtggaagaaAGGCCGCGATTATGATGTCAGGCGCGATGGAGCGCTAGTGAAGCTACCGGACGGCAAAGCGAAGCTCTGATAGCAACGGTGGTACTGTATTTCGCGCAACGGTGTCGACGCGATACGAGGCCATGTTCCAAAATTGCACGTTGAGTTTGATCAGGCCCTGGGTCGATGAGGCTTGGAGAGTGGCGTAAGGCTGAGCAGCTTGACGAACTGGCGAATAAGCAAGTAGCCGACGAGGGTCAACCGCACAACATTTGAACCTTAACATATCCACCATGGTGTCAGAGTAGATAGCTATGTTTGGGGAGATTGATCAACGGTAGATCCCGACAGTGGCACTTGGTTAGACACAAGTCAATACTAAAAATGTCCAGTCATATTGAATTTTAACCCTAGCGATAATAATGGCTTTGTTTCAGTTGAACCacggacgaggacgaggaccaGCGATGAGTGGAGGCTCATCCCGTCTGCACCTTGGGTAAATTGCTAATTTGCCAACGATGCGATGCACAAGCACCAGAGCCACCCGAGCCGGATTCGGTATactgttgttgtgttgttaGTAAGATTAGGCAAAGGCCACCGGGCATTCCGTAGCAGACATGCAGTTGATCTGATCCAACGTGCATAGCGACTAGTGTGCATGACAGCGTGGTCTCCATTCTCGCTGCGATTGGCATAAGCAACGGAGAAGAGCCGAGAGAAAATTGCATGCCATGCCAGCACGAGCGAGGGAGAGAGACAACAACGATTGATGGCTAGCTGAACAATGGATCCCGGTTGGGGAATGAGCGTTACAGCAGCGCCCGGATGTAacatattttttttcctttctttccttttccttctagTAGGATTGCGGGGGGGCCGTAACAGTTCGGACTAGTCGGGACTAGTTTAGTCTCGTGCAAGTGCGAAAGTTGCAACTTTTCTCGCAGTCATCGTCACGTcactttccctttccttttccttcccctccttcggTTACGCCGCGGAACTCGTCTCCGTTTTGGAAAGGTACCACTTCAGTAAAGTTACTAAAGTATCTACTTTTGTTGCTAGCAAAGTACCCCCCTTCCCGGTATGGGAGGTTCCACCCTGTCTCCATCCCTGGTTCACAAGAGTACAAAGTAGTACTTTTTATGCAATACTAGTAAAGGGTTGCCTGGAGATGTATCCGGCTGCGGTAATTTGTGAGCAAGAAAATCTCTCTTTTATGAACAAAGACTGCTTGAATACCTGGGAATAATACCCACTTTTACCAACTTGTACCAActgtagaagaagaagaagtacttcCTGTGCTTACGAAGTCTCCCCggtagtaactagtagtattttGTAAGTACCTTGATCGAATGCAACCAACTGTAGTGTAGAGTTACTACCTACTaccccccttctctctctccctctctcgccTCCCTAACCTCTCGGCCTAACCGGTCACTCCGATCCCCTCTGACCGTCTTCGGTTTGCCTTCCTGCGCCCGTTATACGTCAATGCATGACTACCTCAGTGAAACAACCCCTCTATCTTGtccttccccatctcctcAGCCCCAAATCATCAGAAAGAATTGCAGTGCTGCCGGCCTTCCGGATGTTTCAGCAGTGGGGTAATAGACGTCATTAATTTGCTGCTGTCTGGTTTTGGTACAATCCGGTTCCTTGTGGTAGTAAGGTACCGTATCATTGACCGACGGTATCTCCCGCGATTGCCTAGTGCGGTATCACTGGCCGGTATCGTCGATGTATCAATGATACCTTCCTGGCCCACGTGCGTGGTGTGGCGCAGTAAGATGATGTCTCCTGACGATCGTGTCTTACAGCTTATCGCGCGCTAACAGGGTGTTGCTTTTGAGACATCGGAAGATAGACAGCGCAAATCaaaaggagaaagggagCTTCCCCAAGCTCCCTTTAGGATAGATTCGTAGCTCTCTGGGTCGATTGCCTGCATTTCCTTGTCTACAgggcccatccatccctggTGCATCTGTGGCTGTGCAGGTACTTTCCATTGTTTGCCTGGAGGTTCCGTAAGGGGCGGTATCAATGGTACCTTGTACCGGAGGGTCGTATTCGGTACCACCCCGTCTGACGGTCACAACTGGGTTTTTCAGAACCAAAGTTCAcgctcctctttcttttctcccatcttcttttcccgaTCGATCGCCTCCAAAGTCCGTTGTTCAACCGTTCGTTCATTTTCCCTTCATTTCGCTCGTCTCCAGTCCTTTCAACCCcgcctctctttctcttccctcttttcaTTGCTTTATTTACCTGGTCTGCCTCGATCGCCTTGTGATCAATTACTGCCAGAGATAACTCTTATCACAAGACAGAGACACTGAAAAGTGACTGTGTGAGTGACTTGTGCGGTTGGATTCCGGGCGTCAGCACTgtctcctactactactgttgctgctgctgctgctgctgctgctactactacttcttgcTTAGTACCTTCTGTTAAGCGTCGGTCTTAAAGTAGTGCCCGGGTCACGGCTTTATCAATGTCCCCTGCAGGTGTGACTTGGTAATATTGGGTACCCGCCAACTGCCAGCCCTCGTGTGCATGAGTGACTGAGCGAGTCTGTTTGTCTGCTGCGTCTTGCACTCTCTCAGCACCGCTACTCCAACACTACCACTGCCAGCGTCATCTTATTcactcccctcttctctctctctctccctaaCAACTCAAGCGCCCGCCTCTTCTGAAGCGCTTGCAACCTCTTGGTAGAGGCCGTTTCTATTCTAGCGCCGATACCACATTCCCATTGTATCAGCTGGGTCGGTCCCTCTCCCTTTCTTCGCGCCTCGGAATCGGTTGCCTGTCCGGTACGACAACCCAGCCGCTGGCCGCTCATTGATCCTCAAAAACCACTCTCCCACACGATCTACgactttccctttcctgtcCAGAAACCGCGGGGATCACTGGTCGACGCTTCACTACAATCTTGTTTCATCTATCTCTGTGGCTACCCCTGCAATCTCCGCCGCCACCCGCAGTGGGAACCGTCATCACAGTTCCTCGTCTCCCCCCCTCGTTTACCGATCGAGCTCTGCCTAGATGGCTGGTGTGCAGCTACAACAGCCCAGCATGACCGATTATCGACTCCCAATGCATCATCAGCCGCCGCCGGCTCGCAAACCAGTTGCCGGAATGCATTCCGGCTTTCCCTATCAGGCCTATGACGGgcctcaccaccagcagctttctccccatccatcgGCCGCCTC harbors:
- the CEFD2 gene encoding CaiB/BaiF CoA transferase family protein (COG:I;~EggNog:ENOG410PIN1;~InterPro:IPR023606,IPR003673;~PFAM:PF02515;~TransMembrane:2 (i122-139o151-171i);~go_function: GO:0008410 - CoA-transferase activity [Evidence IEA]) is translated as MPAPLDGLRVVELAGLAPGPFTGLLLADYGASVLRIDRPKAKSADQLTRRKTSATIDLRDPDSHRVLLSVLKDADVLIDPYRPGVLERLGLSPSKVLLKHNPRLIVARLTGFRRDGKYKDMAGHDINYIAVAGVLSMIGRSGERPYPPLNLLGDFAGGGATCFLGILLALISRTHTGRGQVVEANMVDGSAYLAAMPRLGRQTPFWDAPRGQNTLDGGSPFYDTYETKDKGKYFAVGALEPQFYDALLKGLELNPEELPPRDNKDNWPALRAAFAKRFKDKTRAEWEAVFDGTDACATPVLEQDELEESGYEQRPVVHLVETPGLPIPADDGGWTGGGLIPGTGGEETLKTWLGWKKGRDYDVRRDGALVKLPDGKAKL
- the chiA1 gene encoding class III chitinase ChiA1 (COG:G;~EggNog:ENOG410PIRU;~InterPro:IPR017853); this encodes MVNRFRELFALVPERTFYISGAPQCPIPDPQLGDAIAQSPFDFVWVQFYNTAGCAASDSINGVSTGFNFDDWVDVIKRGANPDAKLYVGLPAGPAAAGTGYYLTPEEVYPLVNVYMNLYPETFGGIMLWEATASDENTFNGLTFADLIKDILVAVDPSPPVPSPSSSSAIASSTPAASSTPVASSAPASSTSTPSSSPVPSSSAVSTPAVSSTTESSSTPVVSSSVSASSSPIASSPVASSSSIPSNTAIASSTPVASSAPVTTSTAGASSSLIVPSSPVASSPAVPSSSAVTSNTPVASSSVVASSSPIVSSKPAASSSAILSSTPVASSAPAVSSSPTASGSTIASSSAIASSSAIASSSAIASSSAIASSSAIASSKPAASSSAIVSSTPAVSTPVASRTPVVSSSAIASSSPVASSTPGVSSSPAVSSTPAVSSSPAVSSSPAASSTPAMSSSPSASSTPIIPSSAVSSAVASSSPIPSSSIVRSSTLLHSSSPALSSTHTSSNPVVPSSPAISLTPSSTPVRSTSSVAPGKSSSVPIISKPSSTVIASFTSSSGPLPSSSAPAGTGVPSSTLSHPSSTPLLSSSPVSSAEPVSSSSAVGSSVGSSSSVVPEVSTRSSLSVVPPSTPIASVSGTTIVSVTTSSSGSGSPTVSSSVNTSSTDASTRASATSVESTSSGSVITSVTPSGAPHASSSTSSVVTTISSVPSDSSSSSGNEITSSTESASSTSSQTGAKTTSVASGSSAAASTSTSGAAANGSGAQDSTKSTDHASTFSSSYSTPLASVSRQTDGATTVPTGVPTGNGSGLAPITSSITSAPAVPSVTSSGSESEPTITTTVIVTSYIDICPEGFTTITTTYTTTYCPATASATATVTNPPGAPAQTTSPSVPEGWTTTVTVCTHCAPTPTTVTLTLPATNRPSGLASSTSAPYSPEDWTTTVSVCTDCGPTPTTVTVTVPVSAATGVDALTANPSGSQSTGESSPGQSAPTAPTAPASTAPTTTATVIVAPSQSSTSQPVILGTGSVRASSTFHIQPSQSGSRVPVAPSGTAAGVSPVFTGAASRVSQLQHGAGAVSAFALFLLAAI
- a CDS encoding uncharacterized protein (COG:O;~EggNog:ENOG410QEA5), producing the protein MDFIKNMAEEVIEKKFGGGGSSSSQQQQQSYQSESYGRQESYGSGGGYGGESYGRQESYGGGYGGGEGYGRQESYGRQEGGYGGGSGYGGGYGGGEGYGRQEGGYGGGYGGGEGYGRQEGGYGGGYESRQEGGYYGEQQQQRPDHSRRNMALGVGAGVLLGGAAVVGGEMIHDKWEEDKEEIKEDVEDFPEDAARWTGEKVGEVEEIPDRIERKWDNAVDDVEEIPEDVAGWAGEKVGDVERFGDNMENAYDEGKYEGREDSW